A genomic region of Alphaproteobacteria bacterium contains the following coding sequences:
- a CDS encoding IS630 family transposase: RVFNSYDDIVDHCCDAWNKLIDQPWKIMSIGHRQWAHRS; encoded by the coding sequence CGCGTCTTCAACTCATACGACGACATCGTCGACCACTGCTGTGACGCCTGGAACAAGCTCATCGATCAGCCCTGGAAAATCATGTCGATCGGACACAGGCAATGGGCA